One genomic region from Cyanobium usitatum str. Tous encodes:
- a CDS encoding DUF4041 domain-containing protein, with translation MVLLLLLAIAAIVWSISQLRSSKRAQAKLQRELELLEQRYKPIVDVDQEVDRAKERLSELMVQHGRIEAEIESAKRGLTRIHEELALANDAAFLVEIGYYEPRYDFEDLPSYEAELQRIREKQKAMLREDGTGDNRRAAAFATQSLSFNGSATQGRAAQKKTIKLILRAFNGESDSFIARVSYRNAEAMEKRIRSAFDAINAITQKYDFCELNPRYLDLRVQELQLVYEWEEAKQREKEEQAKVREQMRDEEKAAREAEKAQQQADKEESKYQELLQKAEQEVLIASEKDKAKLNSKIEELQQRIAEIEEKKRAISQAMLTKTGHVYIISNVGSFGENIYKIGMTRRLEPMDRVKELGDASVPFPFDVHAMIRTSDAPSLENALHKHFNQRRLNLENERKEFFRVSIDEIRQELDQLRNNLGIDSELRLTLLAEAKEYRMSEAKRKHLETSWNQ, from the coding sequence ATGGTCCTGCTGCTTCTGCTGGCTATAGCTGCCATCGTCTGGAGCATTAGCCAGCTCCGTTCCTCGAAACGTGCCCAGGCCAAGCTCCAGCGTGAGCTTGAGCTATTAGAGCAGCGCTACAAGCCCATCGTTGACGTCGATCAGGAGGTTGACCGGGCAAAGGAGCGGCTCAGCGAATTGATGGTCCAGCACGGTCGCATCGAGGCTGAGATCGAATCTGCCAAGCGTGGCCTTACCCGTATCCATGAGGAGCTGGCGCTGGCAAACGATGCAGCCTTCCTTGTTGAGATCGGCTATTACGAGCCGCGCTACGACTTTGAAGACCTGCCCAGCTACGAGGCTGAACTACAGCGGATCAGGGAGAAGCAGAAAGCCATGCTCCGTGAGGACGGAACTGGTGACAACAGGAGAGCCGCCGCTTTTGCTACCCAATCCCTGTCCTTTAACGGCTCAGCAACCCAAGGGCGAGCAGCCCAGAAGAAGACCATCAAGCTGATCCTGCGAGCTTTTAACGGTGAGAGTGACTCCTTCATTGCCCGTGTCAGCTACCGGAACGCCGAAGCCATGGAGAAGCGCATCCGGTCTGCGTTTGATGCGATCAACGCAATCACCCAGAAATACGATTTCTGCGAGCTAAACCCTCGCTACTTGGACCTGCGTGTTCAGGAGCTGCAGCTGGTCTACGAATGGGAGGAGGCCAAGCAACGGGAGAAGGAGGAGCAGGCGAAGGTCCGTGAGCAGATGAGGGACGAGGAGAAGGCTGCAAGAGAAGCTGAGAAGGCACAGCAGCAGGCCGACAAAGAGGAGTCCAAGTACCAGGAGCTGCTTCAGAAGGCCGAGCAGGAGGTCTTGATTGCCAGCGAAAAGGACAAGGCCAAGCTCAACTCCAAGATCGAGGAGCTACAGCAGCGCATCGCTGAGATCGAGGAGAAGAAGCGAGCGATCAGCCAGGCGATGCTCACCAAAACCGGCCACGTTTACATCATCAGCAACGTTGGCAGCTTCGGGGAAAACATCTACAAGATCGGCATGACCAGAAGACTGGAGCCGATGGATCGGGTTAAAGAACTGGGCGATGCCTCCGTGCCATTCCCCTTCGATGTTCACGCCATGATTCGCACCAGCGATGCGCCCAGCCTTGAGAACGCACTGCACAAACACTTCAACCAACGCCGGCTGAACTTGGAGAACGAGCGCAAGGAGTTCTTTCGGGTGTCCATCGACGAGATCAGGCAAGAGCTGGATCAGCTGAGGAACAACCTAGGGATTGACTCAGAATTGCGGCTGACCCTGCTGGCAGAGGCCAAGGAATACCGAATGAGCGAGGCCAAGCGGAAGCACCTGGAAACCAGCTGGAATCAATGA